One part of the Thermococcus litoralis DSM 5473 genome encodes these proteins:
- a CDS encoding UPF0179 family protein, translating to MVITLVGEKLAKPGAEFIYYGPADPCKSCRLARVCVGNLEPGRRYKVVRVRNIEHSCPLHEGKVRVVEVVEPAIEIAIEPRIAIVGSKIKLSFVDCSDPEKQNLVRPEGLFEGDSVKILEILGDFECDGKKYKLARVMREKE from the coding sequence ATGGTAATCACGCTGGTTGGAGAAAAGCTTGCAAAACCCGGGGCAGAGTTCATCTATTACGGCCCAGCAGATCCATGTAAAAGCTGCAGATTGGCAAGGGTCTGTGTAGGCAACCTCGAACCTGGAAGGAGGTACAAAGTTGTAAGGGTCAGAAACATAGAGCACTCCTGTCCCCTCCATGAGGGGAAAGTAAGAGTGGTAGAAGTAGTGGAACCGGCAATAGAAATAGCAATAGAGCCAAGAATTGCAATAGTCGGATCAAAGATAAAGCTGAGCTTTGTGGATTGCAGTGATCCGGAGAAGCAAAACCTTGTTAGACCCGAGGGGCTTTTTGAAGGTGATAGTGTCAAAATTCTTGAAATTCTTGGGGATTTTGAATGTGATGGGAAAAAATACAAACTTGCCCGTGTTATGCGGGAAAAAGAGTGA
- the pxpB gene encoding 5-oxoprolinase subunit PxpB, with translation MFPIFKPAGDSAIAIIFGDEIDEEVNKKVHAVAEAIEEAAPEWLIEVVPTYTSVYIYYDPLKVSYSEVLEAVKPFLSAESREEKKRIIEIPVAYGGEFGPDIEFVAEYNGLTVEEVIEIHSKPLYRVYMLGFLPGFAYLGGMDERIATPRLEKPRLKVPAGSVGIAGKQTGWYAIESPGGWRLIGRTPLKTFDPSKSPPSIVKAGDYVKFVPISDEEFWEIYKQEWGENNDRAC, from the coding sequence ATGTTTCCAATTTTTAAACCGGCTGGCGATTCAGCCATAGCAATAATTTTTGGCGATGAAATCGATGAAGAGGTTAATAAAAAAGTCCATGCCGTTGCGGAAGCAATTGAGGAAGCAGCTCCAGAGTGGCTCATTGAAGTTGTGCCAACTTACACAAGCGTTTATATCTACTACGACCCCCTCAAAGTCTCATACTCTGAAGTTCTCGAAGCCGTAAAGCCCTTCCTTTCTGCGGAGTCCAGAGAGGAGAAAAAGAGAATCATCGAGATACCTGTTGCCTATGGAGGAGAGTTCGGCCCGGACATAGAGTTCGTTGCGGAGTACAATGGACTAACGGTTGAGGAAGTCATTGAGATACACTCAAAGCCCCTCTATAGAGTTTATATGCTTGGATTTCTACCAGGGTTTGCTTATCTTGGCGGGATGGACGAGAGGATTGCAACACCAAGGCTTGAGAAGCCGCGCTTAAAAGTTCCAGCCGGGAGTGTGGGCATAGCTGGGAAGCAAACGGGATGGTATGCCATAGAAAGCCCTGGAGGATGGCGCTTAATTGGAAGAACACCCTTGAAAACCTTTGATCCTTCTAAAAGCCCGCCAAGTATAGTAAAGGCTGGAGATTACGTTAAGTTTGTGCCTATAAGTGACGAAGAGTTCTGGGAGATTTATAAGCAAGAATGGGGCGAGAACAATGATAGAGCTTGTTAA
- a CDS encoding 5-oxoprolinase subunit C family protein, translating to MIELVNVPSLMTIQDLGRTGYQKFGVPVSGVMDEVSARLANYLVGNEDNTPLLEFVLRGPTIRFHFSAVFAIGGDVDAKLNGIPINPWESYWAKRGDVLEVGTLKSGMYGYIAFAGGIKCEPILGSCSTYIRANFGRALKSGDTLSLGYAILTEKEGKKLPKEFVPKYSNESEVMVILGPQEEHFTEEGIKTFLSSTYEVTAESDRMGYRLEGPAIEHSEKGADIITDAIPLGSIQVPKSGKPIIMLADRQTTGGYAKIGVVARIDVPKVAQTRPGGKLKFRAVSVEEAQKNLKRRETIMEAIKMFLLGKLRAYKLKVFEEELIAFTKVEKKR from the coding sequence ATGATAGAGCTTGTTAACGTTCCTTCGCTAATGACAATCCAAGACTTGGGAAGAACAGGCTATCAAAAGTTCGGAGTGCCGGTAAGTGGGGTTATGGATGAGGTCTCTGCCAGATTGGCAAACTATCTCGTAGGGAATGAGGATAATACACCTCTGCTTGAATTTGTCCTGAGGGGACCAACCATAAGGTTTCATTTTTCAGCGGTTTTCGCCATAGGAGGAGATGTTGATGCAAAACTAAACGGCATCCCTATTAACCCCTGGGAGAGCTACTGGGCAAAGAGGGGCGATGTGTTGGAGGTAGGAACTCTAAAAAGTGGCATGTACGGCTACATAGCCTTTGCCGGAGGGATAAAGTGTGAGCCAATTCTTGGCAGCTGCTCCACCTATATAAGGGCAAACTTTGGCAGGGCATTGAAAAGCGGGGATACTCTAAGCTTGGGCTACGCAATTTTAACCGAAAAGGAAGGCAAAAAGCTTCCGAAGGAGTTTGTGCCGAAATATTCGAACGAGAGTGAAGTTATGGTGATTTTAGGGCCACAAGAGGAGCACTTTACAGAGGAAGGCATTAAAACATTCCTGAGCTCAACTTATGAAGTAACAGCTGAGTCCGATAGGATGGGGTATCGCCTAGAAGGGCCGGCAATAGAGCACTCGGAAAAAGGTGCCGATATAATCACCGATGCCATTCCCCTCGGCTCTATTCAAGTCCCAAAAAGTGGCAAGCCGATAATAATGCTCGCTGATAGACAAACAACTGGAGGATATGCAAAGATTGGAGTTGTTGCTAGGATAGATGTTCCAAAAGTAGCTCAAACAAGGCCGGGAGGAAAGCTCAAATTTAGAGCCGTTAGCGTTGAAGAGGCTCAAAAGAATTTGAAAAGACGCGAGACAATCATGGAGGCCATAAAGATGTTCCTCCTCGGGAAGCTGAGGGCTTACAAATTGAAAGTGTTTGAAGAAGAGCTAATAGCCTTCACAAAAGTAGAAAAGAAGAGGTAG